From one Dermacentor variabilis isolate Ectoservices chromosome 3, ASM5094787v1, whole genome shotgun sequence genomic stretch:
- the LOC142576692 gene encoding uncharacterized protein LOC142576692, with the protein MGSQGAALAAQPGRGIRSTEMPAQDYEMVVPHLPSGSSVLNTVFLHGDVTARPYRVEHFRDALARLSLLPDVVALGAYQMNHLWAVTFNSEGAKAKILQAEAFNVKDHRCVVIDPTNRGVRLKLFWLLHGVQDDDVRVALAAFGKVTEITRDKWKVKGCVDKASTTRSVTLKLKVGVTIEDLPHQLRVGEDVALVHVPGRAPLSLRCRGKGHIRRECRVPRCGLCRRFGHDESQCVRSYANVAGQARSDEAAEHIMDEADAVEATRGSGGDYAIKESTSKETAPAPLADTSQAGKEQTQPAVASKPAFLPEKADSVTAVTLVTTGQQGDKQEDADTEMPAASSVPVKRAHEDSDNQEPRLVGERGEEPPPKAPSTRRGPFKPKPKLPPERSTASALPPP; encoded by the coding sequence ATGGGCTCCCAAGGAGCGGCTTTAGCGGCCCAGCCGGGTCGCGGTATCAGGAGCACTGAAATGCCTGCCCAGGATTATGAAATGGTTGTTCCTCATTTGCCATCAGGTTCGAGTGTTTTGAACACAGTATTTCTGCATGGTGATGTCACCGCCAGGCCATATCGCGTCGAGCATTTTCGCGACGCCCTAGCGCGTCTGTCATTGCTGCCGGATGTGGTTGCCCTTGGGGCATATCAGATGAACCACCTGTGGGCCGTTACTTTCAACAGCGAAGGAGCGAAGGCAAAGATTCTGCAGGCCGAAGCTTTCAATGTGAAAGACCACCGCTGCGTGGTTATTGATCCGACCAACCGAGGCGTCAGGCTGAAGCTGTTTTGGCTGCTCCACGGTGTGCAAGACGACGACGTGCGCGTGGCATTAGCAGCGTTCGGAAAAGTGACCGAAATAACCCGTGATAAATGGAAGGTTAAAGGCTGTGTCGACAAGGCTTCAACAACACGGTCGGTTACACTGAAATTGAAGGTGGGTGTTACCATCGAGGACTTGCCCCATCAGTTGCGCGTTGGTGAGGACGTTGCTCTCGTCCATGTTCCTGGTAGGGCTCCGCTCAGCCTTCGGTGCCGTGGAAAAGGACACATACGCCGTGAGTGTCGGGTGCCACGCTGCGGGCTATGCCGGCGTTTCGGCCACGATGAGAGCCAGTGCGTGCGTAGCTACGCTAATGTTGCGGGCCAGGCACGAAGTGATGAAGCGGCCGAACACATCATGGATGAAGCAGACGCGGTCGAAGCAACCCGCGGAAGTGGGGGAGATTATGCTATCAAGGAGTCAACATCCAAGGAAACCGCACCCGCACCCCTTGCAGATACCAGCCAAGCCGGTAAGGAACAAACCCAGCCGGCCGTCGCATCAAAGCCAGCGTTCCTTCCGGAAAAAGCGGATAGCGTGACTGCTGTAACCCTGGTTACGACTGGGCAGCAGGGCGACAAAcaggaagacgccgataccgagatGCCCGCAGCGTCAAGTGTACCAGTGAAGCGGGCTCACGAAGATTCGGATAATCAGGAACCGAGATTGGTCGGTGAACGCGGCGAGGAGCCTCCGCCGAAGGCACCTTCAACGCGCCGCGGACCGTTCAAGCCCAAACCGAAACTGCCACCGGAACGCAGTACTGCGTCTGCTCTCCCTCCGCCTTAG